A genomic region of Streptosporangium lutulentum contains the following coding sequences:
- a CDS encoding DUF742 domain-containing protein: MTQWMDEEAGPVVRPYALIGGRTRSSGDTLDLIAMVTSTGAVSSGGFVPGPEQERILAMVTTATSVADVASDLNLPLGVVRVLLGDLQDHKLISIGRASASERILKEVINGLRAL, translated from the coding sequence ATGACCCAGTGGATGGACGAGGAGGCCGGACCGGTCGTCCGCCCCTACGCTCTCATCGGAGGCCGCACCCGGTCATCGGGTGACACGCTGGATCTGATCGCGATGGTCACCTCGACCGGCGCCGTCTCGTCCGGGGGGTTCGTGCCCGGACCTGAGCAGGAACGCATCCTCGCCATGGTCACCACCGCGACCTCGGTCGCCGACGTCGCCTCGGACCTCAACCTGCCGCTTGGCGTGGTCCGCGTTCTTCTGGGCGACCTGCAGGACCACAAGCTCATCTCGATCGGGCGCGCCTCTGCGAGCGAGCGCATTCTCAAGGAAGTGATCAATGGACTTCGGGCCCTCTGA